CGACGCTCTACCCTGACTGGACCTTCGTAAATCCAGTACGGAATGAGGTCGCTATCAGCCTCGGTTTCGGCACCTGCAGCATCAAACATCGCTCTCCACGGATCGTCAGGATAGGCGGACTGACCCCGCACCACGTCGATCTGGCGATGCGCCAAGTTCAATCTTATTGCATGTCCCTTGAAGCGGTGGACACGACCTTCGCGTTGCTCCAAGTCGACGGGATTCCCCGGCAGATTCCAGTGATATACGCGATAGCAATAGGGGTGGAAATCCAGCCCTTCCTGCCCGATTGAGGTCGTCGCCAGGGCAAACGGACGAAACGGCGAGTTGAAGGTGTCTCTTACACTTCCCAAACGGGCAGCGCCGCCTTCCTCGTCCTTG
Above is a window of Deltaproteobacteria bacterium DNA encoding:
- a CDS encoding DEAD/DEAH box helicase codes for the protein LALRPSQIDVEAPTVDGKKLVINRFQMRGRFAMRLADYKDEEGGAARLGSVRDTFNSPFRPFALATTSIGQEGLDFHPYCYRVYHWNLPGNPVDLEQREGRVHRFKGHAIRLNLAHRQIDVVRGQSAYPDDPWRAMFDAAGAETEADSDLIPYWIYEGPVRVERRVPMLPFSREVRRLEWLKHSLTVYRLSFGQPRQEDLLEYLQGLLGSETAIEDLAELQIRLEPEIQVR